The sequence ATCACGCCGAGCACCGCGACGACCGGGGTCGGGTGGATCGCCACCTCGCCGGTCTGGTTGTAGAGCGACACATTGCCGCCGGTGACCGGGGTGCCGAGGGTCTGGCAGGCGTCGGCGAGACCACGGGTGGCCTCGGCGAACTGCCACATCACCGCCGGGTCCTCGGGCGAACCGAAGTTGAGGCAGTCGGAGACCGCCAGCGGCTTGGCGCCGGACGCGGCGACATTGCGGTACGCCTCGGCCAGCGCCAGCTGCGCGCCGGTGTACGGGTCGAGCTTGGCGTAGCGCCCGTTGCCGTCCGTGGCGAGCGCGACACCGAGGTTGGTGTCCGCGTCGATCCGGACCATGCCGGCGTCCTCCGGCTGCGCGAGGACGGTGTTGCCCTGCACGAACCGGTCGTACTGGTCGGTGATCCACGCCTTCGAGGCCTGGTTGGGCGAGGCCACCAGCTGGAGGACCTGCGCACGCAGCTCGTCGGCGTTCGCCGGCCGGGCCAGCTTGGCCGCGTCGTCGGCCTGGAGGGCGTCCTGCCAGTCGGGGCGCGCGTAGGGGCGCTGGTAGACCGGGCCCTCGTGGGCGACGGTGCGCGGCGGGACGTCCACGATCTGCTCGCCGTGCCAGAAGATCTCCAGCTGCGAGCCCTCCGTCACCTCACCGATGACGGTGGCGATGACGTCCCACTTCTCGCAGATCTCCAGGAAGCGGTCGACCTTGCCCGGCTCGACGATCGCGCACATCCGCTCCTGCGACTCGCTCATGAGGATTTCCTCGGGCGAGAGGGAGGAGTCACGCAGCGGCACGGTGTCCAGCTCGACGCGCATTCCGCCGGAGCCGGCCGAGGCCAGCTCGCTGGTGGCGCAGGACAGCCCGGCGCCGCCGAGGTCCTGGATGCCGTCGACCAGGTCTTCCTTGAAGATCTCCAGGGTGCACTCGATGAGCAGCTTCTCCTGGAAGGGGTCGCCTACCTGGACGGCGGGGCGCTTGGTGGGCTTGGAGTCGTCGAAGGTCTCCGAGGCCAGCACGGAGACACCGCCGATGCCGTCGCCGCCGGTGCGGGCGCCGTAGAGGATGACCTTGTTGCCGGCGCCGGACGCCTTGGCGAGGTGGATGTCCTCGTGCTTCATGACGCCGATGCAGCCGGCGTTGACCAGCGGGTTGCCCTGGTAGCAGGCGTCGAAGACGACCTCGCCGCCGATGTTGGGCAGGCCCAGGCAGTTGCCGTAGCCGCCGATGCCCGACACCACGCCCGGCAGGACGCGCTTGGTGTCGGGGTGGTCGGCGGCGCCGAACCGCAGCGGGTCCACGACGGCAACCGGGCGGGCACCCATGGCCAGGATGTCGCGGACGATGCCGCCGACGCCGGTGGCCGCGCCCTGGTAGGGCTCGATGTACGAGGGGTGGTTGTGCGACTCCACCTTGAAGGTGACGGCGTAGCCCTGGCCGACGTCGACGACACCGGCGTTCTCGCCGATGCCGACGAGCAGCGCGTCGTTCTCCGGGGCCTTCTCGCCGAACTGCTTCAGATGGACCTTGCTGCTCTTGTAGGAGCAGTGCTCGGACCACATCACCGAGTACATGGCGAGTTCGGCGCCGGTGGGACGGCGGCCGAGAATCTCGCGGATGCGCTGGTACTCGTCCTGCTTCAGGCCGAGCTCGGCCCACGGCTGGTCGGTGTCCGGCGTCTCGGCGGCGTGCTTGACGGTGTCGAGGCTGTGCTTAATGGTGCCCTCGCTTCGCTCGGCCATCATGCGTTGACCAGCTTCTTCAGGATCGAGGTGAAGAATCCGAGGCCGTCGGTACGGCCCGTACCGATCAGCGGCTCCACGGCGTGCTCGGGGTGCGGCATGAGGCCGACGACATTGCCCGCCTCATTGGTGATGCCGGCGATGTCACGGAGCGAGCCGTTGGGGTTGCCGTCCAGGTAGCGGAAGGCGACCCGGCCCTCGGCCTCGAGCATGTCGAGCGTGCGCTCGTCGGCGACGTACCGGCCGTCGATGTTCTTCAGCGGGATGCTGATCTCCTGGCCGGACGTGTAGTCCGCGGTCCAGGAGGTCTCCGCGTTCTCCACCCGCAGCTTCTGGTCGCGGCAGATGAAGTGCAGATGGTTGTTGCGCAGCATGGCGCCGGGCAGCAGGTGGGTCTCGGTGAGCACCTGGAAGCCGTTGCAGATACCGAGGACCGGCATACCGGCCCTGGCCTGCTCGATCACGGTCTCCATCACCGGCGAGAACCGGGAAATGGCACCGGCCCGCAGATAGTCGCCGTACGAGAATCCGCCGGGCAGCACCACGGCGTCGACCTGCTTGAGGTCCTTGTCGCGGTGCCACAGCGGCACCGCTTCGGCACCGGCGACCCGGACCGCGCGCTGGGTGTCGCGGTCGTCGAGCGTGCCGGGGAAGGTAATGACTCCGATCCGCGAGGTCATGAGTCGACCCGCACGGTGAAGTCTTCGATGACGGTGTTGGCGAGGAAGGTCTCGGCCATCTCTTGGATGCGAGCGAGGGCGGCGTCGTCGACCGGACCCTCCACCTCAAGTTCGAAACGCTTGCCCTGACGGACGTCGGCGATCCCCTCGAAGCCCAGGCGTGGCAGTGCGCGCTGCACCGCCTGCCCCTGCGGGTCGAGGATCTCCGGCTTGAGCATGACGTCGACTACGACGCGTGCCACTGGCACTCCCGGTGGTGTGGTGCGTAAGGCGGTGTCCTCACAGTACCGTGTTCGAAAATCTACGCGCATAGATATGCGGGCGGCCCCATCACGGTCCGGTATCGGAA is a genomic window of Streptomyces sp. Edi2 containing:
- the purL gene encoding phosphoribosylformylglycinamidine synthase subunit PurL, whose amino-acid sequence is MAERSEGTIKHSLDTVKHAAETPDTDQPWAELGLKQDEYQRIREILGRRPTGAELAMYSVMWSEHCSYKSSKVHLKQFGEKAPENDALLVGIGENAGVVDVGQGYAVTFKVESHNHPSYIEPYQGAATGVGGIVRDILAMGARPVAVVDPLRFGAADHPDTKRVLPGVVSGIGGYGNCLGLPNIGGEVVFDACYQGNPLVNAGCIGVMKHEDIHLAKASGAGNKVILYGARTGGDGIGGVSVLASETFDDSKPTKRPAVQVGDPFQEKLLIECTLEIFKEDLVDGIQDLGGAGLSCATSELASAGSGGMRVELDTVPLRDSSLSPEEILMSESQERMCAIVEPGKVDRFLEICEKWDVIATVIGEVTEGSQLEIFWHGEQIVDVPPRTVAHEGPVYQRPYARPDWQDALQADDAAKLARPANADELRAQVLQLVASPNQASKAWITDQYDRFVQGNTVLAQPEDAGMVRIDADTNLGVALATDGNGRYAKLDPYTGAQLALAEAYRNVAASGAKPLAVSDCLNFGSPEDPAVMWQFAEATRGLADACQTLGTPVTGGNVSLYNQTGEVAIHPTPVVAVLGVIDDVNRRTPIAFADEGQLLYLLGDTREELGGSAWSQVVHDHLGGLPPAVDLERERLLAEVLISASRDGMIDAAHDLSDGGLIQAVVESCLRGGKGARLVVPDGLDPFVLLFSESAGRAVVAVPRSEELRFTDMCGARGLPATRIGVIDGEEIDVQGQFSIPLSELKDAHEATIPGLIA
- the purS gene encoding phosphoribosylformylglycinamidine synthase subunit PurS; this encodes MARVVVDVMLKPEILDPQGQAVQRALPRLGFEGIADVRQGKRFELEVEGPVDDAALARIQEMAETFLANTVIEDFTVRVDS
- the purQ gene encoding phosphoribosylformylglycinamidine synthase subunit PurQ, with protein sequence MTSRIGVITFPGTLDDRDTQRAVRVAGAEAVPLWHRDKDLKQVDAVVLPGGFSYGDYLRAGAISRFSPVMETVIEQARAGMPVLGICNGFQVLTETHLLPGAMLRNNHLHFICRDQKLRVENAETSWTADYTSGQEISIPLKNIDGRYVADERTLDMLEAEGRVAFRYLDGNPNGSLRDIAGITNEAGNVVGLMPHPEHAVEPLIGTGRTDGLGFFTSILKKLVNA